In Rhizobium glycinendophyticum, a single window of DNA contains:
- a CDS encoding sugar phosphate nucleotidyltransferase yields MVQTKKLRKAVFPVAGLGTRFLPATKAVPKEMLTVVDKPVIQYVVDEAIEAGIEHFVFVTGRGKAVIEDYFDIQFELEQTLKARNKNAELSLLSDLQPTAGQTSFTR; encoded by the coding sequence GTGGTTCAGACTAAGAAGCTCCGCAAAGCCGTATTCCCTGTCGCCGGCCTCGGCACTCGCTTTTTGCCCGCGACCAAGGCGGTGCCGAAGGAGATGCTGACCGTGGTCGACAAGCCGGTCATCCAGTATGTGGTCGACGAGGCGATCGAAGCGGGCATCGAGCATTTCGTCTTCGTGACGGGACGCGGAAAGGCCGTCATCGAGGATTATTTCGACATACAATTCGAGCTCGAGCAGACGCTGAAGGCCCGCAACAAGAACGCCGAACTGTCACTCTTGAGCGATCTGCAGCCGACCGCCGGGCAAACCAGCTTCACGCGTCA
- a CDS encoding lytic murein transglycosylase: MPMKRHHPSLLGAIALTLSTALMPVQAFADAGFQKWIRDFYPIAAKSGITEKTYRQAFAGVKEPDQFVLEKAAYQPEFKSEIWDYLDSRVNPYTVKIGQEMLAKHGGLLKALENHFGVDKHVILAIWSMETNYGAALERPDRLHNVPRSLATLAYADKKRAKYARTQLIAALKMLQNGDVSNKNLMGSWAGAMGHTQFIPSSYLLYAIDADGNGTRDIWHSVPDALATAANLLAKNGWQTGRTWGYETVVPQGGYKFAGQTKTLAQWQALGFARPSGKGFKNGAERAELKMLGGGNGPGFLMTKNFFVLKRYNAADSYALGVGLLADEIAGYGGMQQRWPRPDGTLDMKEKFELQTRMQALGYYDGKIDGNFGSGSKAAIAAIQQRLGMAADGQPSRVLLEALRN, translated from the coding sequence ATGCCCATGAAAAGACACCATCCCAGCCTTCTCGGCGCAATCGCCTTGACCCTGTCGACGGCCTTGATGCCGGTGCAGGCTTTTGCCGATGCCGGATTCCAGAAATGGATTCGCGACTTCTATCCGATTGCCGCCAAGAGCGGCATCACGGAAAAAACCTACCGCCAGGCCTTTGCCGGCGTAAAGGAGCCCGACCAGTTCGTGCTGGAAAAGGCGGCCTATCAGCCCGAATTCAAATCCGAGATCTGGGACTACCTCGACAGCCGGGTCAACCCTTACACCGTCAAGATCGGTCAGGAAATGCTCGCCAAGCACGGCGGCCTGCTGAAGGCGCTGGAAAACCACTTCGGCGTCGACAAGCACGTCATCCTCGCCATCTGGTCGATGGAAACGAATTACGGGGCCGCCCTTGAGCGTCCAGACCGTCTGCACAACGTGCCGCGTTCTCTGGCAACGCTCGCCTATGCCGACAAGAAGCGGGCGAAATATGCCCGTACCCAGCTGATCGCAGCCTTGAAGATGCTGCAGAACGGCGACGTGTCGAACAAGAACCTGATGGGCTCCTGGGCAGGCGCCATGGGGCACACCCAGTTCATCCCCTCAAGCTACCTGCTCTATGCGATCGATGCCGATGGCAATGGCACGAGGGACATCTGGCACTCCGTACCGGATGCGCTGGCGACCGCGGCCAATCTGCTCGCCAAAAACGGCTGGCAGACCGGCCGCACCTGGGGCTATGAGACCGTGGTTCCGCAGGGCGGCTACAAGTTCGCCGGCCAGACCAAGACGCTTGCCCAGTGGCAGGCGCTCGGCTTTGCCCGTCCGTCCGGCAAGGGCTTCAAGAACGGCGCGGAGCGTGCCGAGCTGAAGATGCTCGGCGGCGGCAACGGCCCGGGTTTCCTGATGACCAAGAACTTCTTCGTCCTCAAGCGCTACAACGCCGCCGACAGTTATGCGCTCGGTGTCGGACTGCTCGCCGACGAGATCGCCGGTTATGGCGGCATGCAACAGCGCTGGCCGCGCCCGGATGGCACGCTCGACATGAAGGAAAAGTTCGAGCTGCAGACGCGGATGCAGGCGCTCGGTTACTACGACGGCAAGATCGACGGCAATTTCGGCTCCGGCTCCAAGGCCGCGATCGCCGCCATCCAGCAGCGCCTCGGCATGGCAGCCGATGGCCAGCCGTCGCGTGTGCTGCTCGAAGCCCTACGCAACTGA
- a CDS encoding SGNH/GDSL hydrolase family protein, with product MTIGRVAFSRLTRLASLALAVVIAATALVTVETQAQQLERRRTLFDVLFGTRQPEYVPPREVRRPIREPRPRKKTGGSITRIDTRAPTSRAVPAAPPPPEKLENAKKVLVIGDFVAGGLGEGLKSAFEDAPGVVIETRSNGSSGLVREDFYDWTGMLPGLISEIRPSVVVIQIGANDRQQLVTPAAKYDFRTDDWFAAYATRVTALAEIAVKAKVPLIWVGLPAFRTQNMTADALRLNTLYRTNIEKLGGEFVDVWDGFVDQDGRFIVTGSDINGQPVRLRGNDGIGFTAPGKRKLAFYVEKSVRRLLGDMSSPDLIRLDATNLPALIDLPPVEEDKGIVSTPPIDLFDPELDGATELLGGAPLPATGRKSPRDMLVRNGKLPDPPVGRVDYVKRPLDTVATP from the coding sequence ATGACAATTGGGCGCGTCGCTTTCAGCCGCCTGACCCGCCTTGCAAGCCTCGCTTTGGCCGTGGTGATCGCAGCCACCGCCTTGGTGACAGTCGAAACGCAAGCGCAGCAATTGGAGCGTCGCCGTACGCTGTTCGACGTGCTGTTCGGCACACGCCAGCCGGAATACGTGCCCCCGCGCGAGGTCCGGCGCCCGATCAGGGAGCCGCGTCCGCGCAAGAAGACCGGCGGCAGCATCACCAGGATCGACACCCGTGCGCCAACAAGCCGCGCCGTCCCCGCCGCCCCGCCGCCACCGGAGAAGCTGGAGAATGCAAAGAAGGTGCTGGTCATCGGCGACTTCGTTGCAGGCGGCCTGGGTGAGGGTCTGAAAAGCGCCTTCGAAGATGCGCCCGGCGTGGTGATTGAAACACGCTCCAACGGCTCCTCCGGCCTTGTGCGCGAGGATTTTTATGACTGGACCGGAATGCTTCCGGGCCTGATCTCGGAAATTCGTCCAAGCGTCGTTGTGATCCAAATCGGCGCCAATGACCGTCAGCAACTGGTGACACCGGCCGCGAAATACGATTTCCGCACCGACGACTGGTTTGCAGCCTATGCCACGCGCGTAACCGCGCTCGCTGAGATCGCCGTCAAAGCCAAGGTTCCGTTGATCTGGGTCGGCCTACCGGCATTCCGGACGCAGAACATGACGGCCGACGCGCTTCGGCTGAACACGCTCTACCGCACCAACATCGAAAAACTCGGCGGCGAATTCGTCGATGTCTGGGACGGCTTCGTCGATCAGGACGGTCGCTTTATCGTCACCGGCTCCGACATCAACGGCCAGCCCGTGCGCCTGCGCGGCAATGACGGGATCGGCTTCACGGCTCCCGGCAAGCGCAAGCTTGCATTCTATGTCGAGAAATCCGTGCGCCGCCTGCTCGGCGACATGAGCAGCCCGGACCTGATCCGCCTCGACGCCACCAACCTGCCGGCATTGATCGATCTGCCGCCCGTCGAAGAAGACAAAGGCATAGTCAGCACGCCGCCGATCGATCTTTTCGACCCGGAGCTTGACGGGGCAACCGAATTACTCGGCGGCGCGCCCCTGCCCGCCACCGGGCGCAAGTCACCGCGCGACATGCTCGTCCGGAACGGCAAACTCCCCGACCCGCCCGTCGGCCGCGTCGATTACGTGAAGCGCCCACTGGACACCGTCGCAACACCGTGA
- a CDS encoding glutamate synthase subunit beta → MGKVTGFMEIDRQVAKYQPASDRIRHFREFTIPMSDAEVTKQAARCMDCGIPYCHGPTGCPVHNQIPDWNDLVYNNKWEEAIRNLHSTNNFPEFTGRVCPAPCEEACTLNLEDTPVAIKTVEQAIADKAYELGFIVPQPATIHTGKKVAIIGSGPSGLAAAQQLGRAGHEVHVYERETKPGGLLRYGIPDFKMEKNFIDRRVEQMKGENVTFHCGVNVGVDVTVEKLRADYDAVLYCGGSETPREAGIPGVEFHGVHDAMPYLVQQNRRVGRENIDSAGWPADPILAGGKHVVVVGGGDTASDCVGTAFRQGAVKVTQLDIRPRPPQTEDKLAVWPFWATKMRTSSSQAEGAVREFQVATLEFVGEDGVLTGVKCCQVDERRKPIAGTEFIIKADLAFIAIGFSGPFTDSVLKELDGKLELNTDRRGSTNVVANDKDYRSSVDKLWVAGDARRGQSLVVWAIREGRQAARAIDEALMGASVLPR, encoded by the coding sequence ATGGGCAAGGTTACAGGTTTCATGGAAATCGACCGGCAGGTGGCGAAGTATCAGCCGGCCTCCGACCGCATCCGCCATTTCCGCGAATTCACCATCCCCATGTCGGATGCCGAGGTGACCAAGCAGGCGGCGCGCTGCATGGATTGCGGCATTCCCTATTGCCATGGTCCAACCGGCTGTCCGGTGCACAACCAGATCCCTGATTGGAACGACCTCGTCTATAACAACAAGTGGGAGGAGGCGATCCGCAACCTCCACTCGACGAACAATTTTCCGGAATTCACCGGTCGCGTCTGCCCGGCACCCTGCGAGGAAGCCTGCACGCTGAACCTCGAAGACACGCCGGTTGCGATCAAGACTGTCGAGCAGGCGATTGCCGACAAGGCTTACGAGCTCGGCTTCATCGTGCCGCAGCCGGCAACGATCCATACCGGCAAGAAGGTTGCGATCATCGGCTCCGGCCCGTCGGGTCTCGCCGCTGCCCAGCAGCTTGGCCGAGCCGGTCATGAAGTGCATGTCTATGAGCGCGAAACCAAGCCCGGCGGCCTGCTGCGCTACGGTATTCCGGACTTCAAGATGGAAAAGAACTTCATCGATCGCCGCGTCGAGCAGATGAAGGGCGAAAACGTCACCTTCCATTGTGGCGTGAATGTCGGCGTCGACGTGACTGTCGAGAAGCTGCGCGCAGATTATGATGCCGTACTTTATTGCGGCGGTTCGGAAACTCCGCGCGAGGCCGGCATTCCCGGCGTCGAGTTCCATGGCGTGCATGATGCCATGCCCTACCTCGTGCAGCAGAATCGCCGCGTCGGTCGCGAAAACATCGACAGCGCCGGCTGGCCGGCCGATCCGATCCTGGCCGGCGGCAAGCATGTCGTCGTCGTCGGTGGTGGCGACACGGCATCTGACTGCGTCGGCACGGCCTTCCGCCAGGGCGCCGTCAAGGTGACCCAGCTCGACATCCGCCCGCGCCCGCCGCAAACCGAAGACAAGCTCGCCGTCTGGCCCTTCTGGGCAACCAAGATGCGCACCTCGTCTTCTCAGGCGGAAGGCGCTGTTCGCGAGTTCCAGGTGGCAACGCTCGAATTCGTCGGCGAAGACGGCGTGCTGACCGGCGTGAAGTGCTGCCAGGTGGACGAGCGCCGTAAGCCGATCGCCGGTACCGAGTTCATCATCAAGGCCGATCTCGCCTTCATCGCCATCGGCTTCTCCGGTCCGTTCACCGACAGCGTGCTGAAGGAACTCGACGGCAAGCTCGAGCTCAACACCGACCGTCGCGGCTCGACCAATGTCGTTGCCAACGACAAGGACTATCGCTCGTCGGTCGACAAGCTCTGGGTTGCCGGCGACGCCCGTCGCGGCCAGTCGCTGGTGGTCTGGGCGATCCGCGAGGGGCGTCAGGCGGCACGTGCGATCGACGAAGCGCTGATGGGCGCAAGTGTGCTGCCGCGCTGA
- the gltB gene encoding glutamate synthase large subunit, which produces MTSMTSSEEIKRSAGAESTGKTPVVRAGLPAKQGLYDPKNEHDACGVGFIAHMKGVKSHQIVKDGLFILENLTHRGAVGADPLMGDGAGILVQIPDRFFREEMALQGVTLPKAGEYAVGHFFFPQDEEQIAHFKKVIAEVCLAEGQALLGYRDVPVDNSSLSKAPDIAATEPRQIQVFIGAGRDAATQEQFERRLFLLRKVISNRIYDQYGGQETGFYPVSLSSSTIVYKGMFLAYQVGAYYKDLADPRFESAVALVHQRFSTNTFPSWKLAHPYRMVAHNGEINTLRGNVNWMAARQASVSSPLFGDDISKLWPISYEGQSDTACFDNALEFLQRGGYSLAHAVMMLIPEAWAGNQLMSAERKAFYEYHAAMMEPWDGPAAVCFTDGKQIGATLDRNGLRPARYLVTDDDRVILASEAGTLPVPEEKIIKKWRLQPGKMLLIDMEQGRIISDEEVKSSLAGSHPYREWLDRTQLILEDLKPVEPRALRRDVSLLDRQQAFGYTTEDTKILMSPMATTGQEAIGSMGTDTPISAMSTKSKLLYTYFKQNFAQVTNPPIDPIREELVMSLVSFIGPRPNILDHEGMANAKRMEVRQPILTNGDLEKIRSIGHMEDRFDTKTLDFTYDVARGAEGMPEMLDRLCERAEAAVRGGYNIIVLSDRQIGPDRIAIPALLATAAVHHHLIRKGLRTSVGLVVESGEPREVHHFCCLAGFGAEAINPYLAFDTLTDMHKHGEFPKEVSEDEVVYRYIKAVGKGILKVMSKMGISTYQSYCGAQIFDAVGLSSELVDKYFFGTATTIEGIGLTEIAEETVARHNSAFGKDPVLANTLDIGGEYAYRMRGENHAWSPDSIASLQHAVRGNSQDRYREFAEMVNESNLRMNTIRGLFKIKSAEALGRKPVSIDEVEPAVDIVKRFSTGAMSFGSISREAHTTLAIAMNRIGGKSNTGEGGEESDRYLPLADGSSNPERSAIKQIASGRFGVTTEYLVNADMLQIKVAQGAKPGEGGQLPGHKVDATVAKTRHSTPGVGLISPPPHHDIYSIEDLAQLIYDLKNVNPEADVSVKLVSEVGVGTVAAGVAKARADHITVSGFDGGTGASPLTSLKHAGSPWEIGLAETQQTLVLNGLRSRIALQVDGGLKTGRDVIIGALLGADEFGFATAPLIAAGCIMMRKCHLNTCPVGVATQDPVLRKRFKGTPEHVINYFFFVAEEVREILASLGVTKLDEIIGASELLEKDEMLAHWKAKGLDFSKIFHKVDAPKSATYWTEKQNHPIIDILDRKLIEKAMPSLEAKQPVVFDVDIKNVDRSAGAMLSGEVAKRYGHKGLKDDTIHVTLNGTAGQSFGAFLARGITFDLVGDGNDYVGKGLSGGRIIVRPPENARIVAENSIIVGNTVLYGAISGECYFRGVAGERFAVRNSGAIAVVEGVGDHGCEYMTGGVVVVLGETGRNFAAGMSGGVAYVLDESGDFAKRCNMAMVELEPVPEEDDMLEKLHHHGGDLMHKGLVDVSGDMTRHDEERLYQLISNHLHYTGSNRAKQILDSWAEYRPKFRKVMPVEYRRALEEMERMRMGVAAE; this is translated from the coding sequence ATGACGAGCATGACGTCATCCGAAGAGATCAAGCGGTCCGCAGGCGCGGAATCGACTGGCAAGACGCCGGTCGTGCGCGCGGGTCTTCCTGCCAAGCAGGGTCTGTATGACCCGAAGAACGAGCACGATGCCTGCGGCGTCGGCTTCATCGCCCATATGAAGGGCGTGAAGTCGCATCAGATCGTCAAGGACGGGCTGTTCATCCTGGAAAACCTGACGCATCGTGGCGCCGTTGGTGCCGATCCGCTGATGGGCGACGGTGCCGGCATTCTCGTGCAGATTCCGGATCGTTTCTTCCGCGAGGAGATGGCGCTGCAGGGTGTCACCCTGCCGAAGGCCGGCGAATACGCCGTCGGGCATTTCTTCTTCCCGCAGGACGAAGAACAGATCGCCCATTTCAAGAAGGTCATCGCCGAGGTCTGTCTTGCAGAAGGGCAGGCCCTGCTCGGCTATCGCGACGTGCCGGTCGACAACTCGTCTTTGTCGAAGGCGCCGGACATCGCCGCCACTGAACCCCGCCAGATTCAGGTGTTCATCGGTGCCGGCCGCGATGCCGCGACGCAGGAGCAGTTCGAGCGCCGCCTGTTCCTGCTGCGCAAGGTGATCTCCAACCGCATCTACGATCAGTATGGCGGCCAGGAAACCGGCTTCTATCCGGTGTCGCTGTCGTCCTCGACGATCGTCTACAAGGGCATGTTCCTCGCCTATCAGGTCGGCGCCTATTACAAGGATCTCGCCGATCCGCGCTTCGAGTCGGCCGTCGCCCTCGTTCACCAGCGCTTCTCGACCAACACCTTCCCGTCGTGGAAGCTCGCGCACCCGTATCGCATGGTCGCCCATAACGGCGAAATCAACACACTGCGCGGCAACGTCAACTGGATGGCAGCGCGCCAGGCATCGGTCTCCTCGCCTCTCTTCGGTGACGACATCTCCAAGCTCTGGCCGATCTCCTATGAAGGTCAGTCGGATACGGCCTGTTTCGACAACGCACTGGAATTCCTACAGCGCGGTGGCTATTCGCTCGCCCATGCGGTCATGATGCTGATCCCGGAAGCCTGGGCCGGCAACCAGCTGATGAGCGCCGAACGCAAGGCGTTCTACGAATATCACGCAGCCATGATGGAACCGTGGGACGGCCCCGCCGCCGTCTGCTTCACCGATGGCAAGCAGATCGGTGCCACGCTCGACCGCAACGGCCTGCGTCCGGCCCGCTATCTCGTCACTGACGACGACCGCGTCATCCTCGCATCCGAAGCCGGTACGCTGCCTGTGCCGGAAGAGAAGATCATCAAGAAGTGGCGCCTGCAGCCGGGCAAGATGCTGCTCATCGATATGGAGCAGGGCCGCATTATTTCCGACGAGGAAGTAAAGTCGTCGTTGGCCGGCAGCCATCCTTACCGCGAGTGGCTGGATCGCACGCAGCTGATCCTCGAAGACCTGAAGCCGGTGGAGCCGCGCGCGCTGCGCCGCGACGTGTCGCTGCTCGATCGCCAGCAGGCCTTTGGCTACACCACCGAAGACACCAAGATCCTGATGTCGCCGATGGCGACGACGGGTCAGGAAGCGATCGGCTCGATGGGCACCGACACGCCGATTTCGGCGATGTCGACCAAGTCGAAGTTGCTCTACACCTATTTCAAGCAGAACTTCGCCCAAGTCACCAACCCGCCGATCGACCCGATCCGCGAAGAGCTCGTCATGAGCCTCGTGTCCTTTATCGGTCCGCGGCCGAACATCCTCGATCATGAGGGCATGGCGAACGCCAAGCGCATGGAAGTGCGCCAGCCGATCCTGACCAATGGCGATCTCGAAAAGATCCGCTCGATCGGTCATATGGAAGACCGGTTCGACACCAAGACGCTCGACTTCACCTATGACGTTGCGCGTGGGGCAGAGGGCATGCCGGAAATGCTCGATCGCCTCTGCGAGCGGGCGGAAGCGGCCGTTCGCGGCGGCTACAACATCATCGTGCTGTCCGACCGCCAGATCGGCCCGGATCGTATCGCGATCCCGGCGCTGCTTGCGACCGCGGCCGTGCATCACCACCTGATCCGCAAGGGGCTGCGCACCTCCGTCGGCCTTGTCGTCGAATCCGGCGAGCCGCGTGAAGTGCATCACTTCTGCTGTCTCGCGGGCTTCGGCGCCGAGGCGATCAACCCCTATCTCGCCTTCGATACGCTGACCGACATGCACAAGCACGGCGAATTCCCGAAGGAAGTATCGGAAGACGAAGTCGTCTATCGCTACATCAAGGCTGTCGGTAAGGGCATCCTCAAGGTCATGTCCAAGATGGGCATCTCGACCTACCAGTCCTATTGCGGCGCGCAGATTTTCGACGCGGTCGGCCTGTCGTCCGAACTGGTCGACAAGTATTTCTTCGGCACAGCCACAACGATCGAAGGCATTGGCCTGACCGAAATCGCCGAGGAGACCGTGGCTCGCCACAACTCAGCCTTCGGCAAGGATCCGGTTCTCGCCAACACGCTCGATATCGGCGGCGAATACGCCTATCGCATGCGCGGCGAAAACCATGCCTGGAGCCCGGACTCGATCGCGTCCCTGCAGCATGCCGTGCGTGGCAACAGCCAGGATCGCTATCGCGAATTCGCCGAGATGGTGAACGAGAGCAATCTGCGGATGAACACCATCCGCGGCCTCTTCAAGATCAAGTCTGCGGAAGCCCTCGGTCGCAAGCCTGTGTCGATCGATGAGGTCGAGCCGGCGGTTGATATCGTCAAGCGCTTCTCGACGGGCGCAATGTCCTTCGGCTCGATCAGCCGCGAGGCGCATACGACGCTCGCCATTGCCATGAACCGGATCGGCGGCAAGTCGAACACCGGTGAAGGTGGCGAAGAGAGCGATCGTTACCTGCCGCTGGCCGACGGTTCCTCGAACCCCGAACGCTCGGCGATCAAGCAGATCGCGTCCGGCCGCTTCGGTGTGACCACCGAATACCTTGTGAATGCCGACATGCTGCAGATCAAGGTTGCCCAGGGTGCAAAGCCCGGCGAAGGCGGTCAGCTGCCCGGTCACAAGGTCGACGCAACCGTTGCCAAGACCCGTCACTCGACCCCGGGCGTCGGTCTCATTTCGCCGCCGCCGCATCACGACATCTATTCGATCGAAGATCTCGCGCAGCTGATCTACGACCTGAAGAACGTCAACCCTGAGGCTGATGTCTCGGTCAAGCTCGTCTCGGAAGTCGGCGTCGGCACGGTTGCCGCCGGTGTCGCCAAGGCGCGCGCCGACCATATCACCGTCTCCGGCTTCGATGGCGGCACGGGTGCATCGCCGCTCACCTCGCTGAAGCATGCTGGTTCCCCTTGGGAGATCGGTCTTGCCGAGACCCAGCAGACGCTGGTGCTGAACGGTCTTCGTTCGCGCATCGCCCTGCAGGTCGATGGTGGTCTGAAGACCGGTCGCGACGTTATCATCGGTGCGCTGCTCGGTGCCGACGAATTCGGCTTTGCGACCGCGCCGCTGATCGCGGCCGGCTGCATCATGATGCGCAAGTGCCACCTGAACACTTGTCCCGTAGGCGTTGCGACCCAGGATCCGGTGCTGCGCAAGCGCTTCAAGGGCACGCCGGAGCATGTCATCAACTACTTCTTCTTCGTTGCTGAAGAAGTGCGCGAGATCCTGGCCTCGCTTGGCGTGACCAAGCTCGATGAGATCATCGGCGCTTCCGAACTGCTCGAAAAGGACGAGATGCTCGCCCACTGGAAGGCGAAGGGTCTGGACTTCTCTAAGATCTTCCACAAGGTCGATGCGCCGAAGTCTGCCACCTACTGGACCGAGAAGCAGAACCATCCGATCATCGACATTCTCGACCGCAAGCTGATCGAGAAGGCGATGCCGTCGCTGGAAGCCAAGCAGCCTGTTGTCTTCGACGTCGACATCAAGAACGTCGACCGTTCGGCTGGCGCCATGCTGTCGGGGGAAGTCGCCAAGCGCTACGGCCACAAGGGTCTGAAGGACGATACGATCCACGTCACGCTGAACGGCACGGCCGGTCAGTCCTTCGGCGCCTTCCTGGCGCGTGGCATCACCTTCGACCTCGTCGGCGATGGTAACGACTATGTCGGCAAGGGCCTGTCGGGTGGCCGCATCATCGTGCGACCGCCGGAGAATGCCCGCATCGTCGCGGAGAACTCGATCATCGTCGGCAACACCGTGCTCTATGGCGCGATCTCCGGCGAATGCTACTTCCGCGGTGTGGCCGGTGAGCGTTTTGCCGTGCGCAACTCGGGTGCGATCGCCGTTGTCGAGGGCGTGGGTGACCATGGCTGCGAATACATGACGGGCGGCGTGGTCGTCGTGCTCGGCGAAACTGGCCGCAACTTCGCAGCCGGCATGTCCGGCGGTGTGGCTTACGTGCTCGACGAGAGCGGCGATTTCGCCAAGCGCTGCAACATGGCCATGGTCGAACTCGAGCCGGTTCCGGAAGAGGACGACATGCTGGAGAAGCTGCACCATCACGGCGGCGACCTCATGCACAAGGGCCTGGTTGACGTGTCCGGCGACATGACCCGCCACGACGAGGAGCGCCTCTACCAGCTGATCTCGAACCATCTGCATTACACGGGCTCGAACCGCGCCAAGCAGATCCTCGACAGCTGGGCCGAATATCGCCCGAAGTTCCGCAAGGTCATGCCGGTCGAATACCGCCGTGCGCTTGAGGAGATGGAACGCATGCGCATGGGCGTGGCTGCGGAATAA
- a CDS encoding threonine aldolase family protein, whose translation MFFASDNWSGAHPKIAESLTRFASGYAAAYGTSDHDKLIEAKFNDMFEREVAVFFVATGTAANSLALASVAKAGGVTFCHYDAHVNSDEGGAPEFLTGATRLFPVEGDNGKIDPEALDIAVSRFDVPSVHHGRPMAITVTQATEAGTVYSLGELDAIAAVAKEKSLPLHMDGARFANALVALKASPAEMTWKRGIDILSFGGTKNGCWCAEAIIFFKPEMAEEMPYIRKRSAQLFSKTRFISAQLEAYLENDLWLELAAHSNAMADRLRAGLTAKNTTRLAWDTTANEVFAVADKDAVARARAKGAMVYDWLPPRDMPHLLGANETLLRLVTSFATTEEEVDQFIEVV comes from the coding sequence ATGTTCTTCGCATCCGACAATTGGTCCGGCGCCCATCCCAAGATCGCCGAAAGCCTGACCCGCTTCGCCTCCGGTTATGCCGCCGCTTACGGCACCAGCGATCATGACAAGCTGATCGAGGCGAAGTTCAACGACATGTTCGAACGCGAAGTCGCCGTCTTCTTTGTGGCGACCGGCACGGCCGCCAATTCCTTGGCACTGGCCAGCGTCGCCAAGGCCGGCGGCGTCACCTTCTGTCACTATGATGCCCATGTGAATTCCGACGAAGGCGGAGCGCCCGAGTTTCTGACCGGCGCCACCCGGCTCTTCCCGGTCGAGGGCGACAACGGCAAGATCGATCCGGAAGCGCTCGACATCGCCGTCTCCCGTTTCGATGTCCCCTCCGTCCATCACGGCCGCCCGATGGCGATCACCGTGACCCAGGCGACGGAAGCCGGGACGGTCTATTCGCTTGGCGAACTGGATGCCATCGCTGCGGTCGCGAAGGAGAAGAGCCTGCCGCTCCACATGGACGGCGCCCGCTTTGCCAATGCTCTGGTGGCGCTGAAAGCGAGCCCGGCTGAAATGACCTGGAAGCGCGGCATCGACATCCTCTCTTTCGGCGGCACGAAGAATGGCTGCTGGTGTGCCGAGGCGATCATCTTCTTCAAGCCCGAAATGGCCGAGGAAATGCCCTATATCCGCAAGCGATCGGCCCAGCTCTTTTCCAAGACCCGTTTCATATCGGCCCAGCTCGAAGCCTATCTTGAGAACGATCTGTGGCTGGAACTCGCAGCGCATTCCAACGCCATGGCCGACCGCCTGCGCGCCGGCCTGACCGCCAAGAACACCACCCGACTCGCCTGGGATACCACCGCCAACGAGGTTTTCGCCGTTGCCGACAAGGATGCGGTGGCCCGCGCCCGCGCCAAGGGCGCGATGGTCTATGACTGGCTGCCGCCCCGCGACATGCCGCACCTGCTCGGTGCAAACGAAACGCTCCTGCGTCTTGTAACGAGCTTCGCAACCACCGAAGAAGAAGTCGATCAATTCATAGAAGTCGTCTGA
- a CDS encoding DUF2282 domain-containing protein, with amino-acid sequence MSKTTTNAAALAAAVTMAVGAAALLSGPAAAQGKEKCFGVAMAGKNDCAAGAGTTCAGTSKVDYQGNSWKYVAKGTCLTMALPDGRMGSLEALDRDLPKA; translated from the coding sequence ATGAGCAAGACCACCACCAATGCCGCAGCACTCGCAGCCGCCGTTACCATGGCCGTCGGTGCCGCAGCCCTCCTGTCGGGTCCCGCCGCCGCACAGGGAAAGGAAAAGTGCTTCGGCGTCGCCATGGCCGGCAAGAATGACTGCGCCGCAGGCGCCGGCACCACCTGCGCCGGGACATCCAAGGTCGATTACCAGGGCAATTCCTGGAAATACGTCGCCAAGGGCACCTGCCTGACCATGGCGCTGCCCGACGGCCGCATGGGTTCGCTCGAAGCCCTCGATCGCGACCTTCCGAAAGCCTGA